The following are encoded in a window of Kaistia algarum genomic DNA:
- a CDS encoding ABC transporter substrate-binding protein, with protein sequence MTTRSTGKFLRSALLGASVAALLATGVPAFADVVKIGLLAPLTGPAAADGQEFQRGVQLAIDEANAAGGINGHTFEIAVGDVKDQSAGNVTSAVERLLGDPDVHFMLTGYASLTNFEIDNMAEAEMPYMLAATSQQTKDIIAPDPAKYSCCWSLTPSFDAYNTDVTTFVEKLAADGKLQLPTKKVAIISSDNAYSKTISEGMKKTFKDKGWTISVDELVPFGEVTDWRSILAKVRQDVPDVVINTDYLPGNSASFLNQFLEQPTKSLVFLQYAPSVPEFVELTKQNSNGVIYNLLGGALTTPKNPRADEVAAKYKAKYNTESGTYGVALYEMVNLYFDALKKVGNPSDHKAIMTAIGESDKQIAAGRLKFDPATHLAMQGDDFIPITFFQIEDGKRILISPEKYATGTYQTQPWMK encoded by the coding sequence GTGACGACGAGATCAACAGGTAAATTTCTCCGGTCCGCGCTTCTCGGCGCATCGGTAGCGGCACTCCTGGCGACGGGCGTCCCCGCCTTCGCGGATGTCGTGAAGATCGGCCTGCTTGCGCCGCTCACCGGCCCCGCCGCCGCGGACGGCCAGGAATTCCAGCGCGGCGTGCAGCTCGCGATCGACGAGGCGAATGCCGCGGGCGGCATCAATGGCCACACCTTTGAAATCGCCGTCGGTGACGTCAAGGATCAGTCGGCCGGCAACGTCACCAGCGCCGTCGAGCGGCTGCTTGGCGATCCAGACGTGCATTTCATGCTGACCGGCTATGCCAGCCTGACCAATTTCGAGATCGACAACATGGCCGAGGCAGAAATGCCTTACATGCTGGCCGCCACCTCGCAGCAGACCAAGGACATCATCGCGCCCGATCCGGCCAAATATTCCTGCTGCTGGTCGCTGACGCCGTCCTTCGACGCGTACAATACCGACGTGACCACCTTCGTCGAGAAACTCGCCGCCGATGGCAAGCTGCAGCTGCCGACCAAGAAGGTTGCGATCATCTCGTCGGACAATGCCTATTCGAAGACGATTTCGGAAGGCATGAAGAAGACCTTCAAGGACAAGGGCTGGACGATCTCTGTCGACGAGCTCGTCCCGTTCGGCGAAGTTACGGACTGGCGCTCCATCCTGGCCAAGGTTCGCCAGGATGTGCCGGACGTCGTGATCAATACCGACTATCTGCCTGGCAACTCGGCCTCGTTCCTCAACCAGTTCCTCGAGCAACCGACGAAGAGCCTGGTCTTCCTGCAATATGCGCCGAGCGTTCCCGAATTCGTCGAGCTGACCAAGCAGAACTCGAACGGCGTCATCTACAACCTTCTCGGTGGCGCTCTGACGACGCCGAAGAACCCGCGTGCCGATGAGGTCGCCGCGAAATACAAGGCGAAGTACAATACCGAGAGCGGCACTTACGGTGTCGCGCTTTACGAGATGGTCAATCTCTATTTCGACGCGCTGAAGAAGGTCGGCAACCCGTCCGACCACAAGGCGATCATGACGGCGATCGGCGAGAGCGACAAGCAGATCGCCGCTGGTCGGCTGAAGTTCGATCCCGCCACCCATCTGGCCATGCAGGGCGACGACTTCATCCCGATCACCTTCTTCCAGATCGAGGACGGCAAGCGCATCCTCATCTCGCCCGAGAAATATGCGACCGGAACGTACCAGACCCAGCCCTGGATGAAGTGA
- a CDS encoding alpha/beta fold hydrolase, whose protein sequence is MKKYALTTSHGEIGIRESEGTGMPVLMIHGNSSTGEVFRNQLEGPIGAHYRLIAADLPGHGDSGNAIDPDRSYSMQGYADVLTEVLEKLGIADAAVFGWSLGGHIALEMIELYPGMRGLMITGTPPVAGEDMGKGFRPGPHMDLTGKEQFTEQDVFDYASGTCGLPYDPMLHAAVARTDGRARAMMIAKFAANTGKNQAEIVASADTPPIAIVNGTNEPYINVEFVDTIPVGNLWGGRKFLIPESGHAPFWDAPASFDPIFKRFLDDIAAR, encoded by the coding sequence ATGAAGAAGTACGCATTGACGACGAGCCACGGCGAAATCGGGATCCGCGAAAGCGAAGGCACCGGCATGCCGGTGTTGATGATCCATGGGAATTCGTCGACCGGCGAGGTGTTTCGCAACCAGCTCGAGGGACCGATCGGCGCGCATTACCGCCTGATCGCGGCGGACCTGCCGGGGCATGGCGATTCCGGCAACGCGATCGACCCGGACCGCAGCTATTCGATGCAGGGCTATGCCGACGTCCTGACCGAGGTGCTGGAGAAGCTCGGCATCGCCGATGCCGCCGTGTTCGGCTGGTCGCTCGGCGGGCATATCGCGCTGGAGATGATCGAGCTCTATCCCGGCATGCGCGGCCTGATGATCACCGGCACGCCGCCGGTCGCTGGCGAAGACATGGGCAAGGGCTTCCGGCCGGGGCCGCATATGGACCTGACCGGCAAGGAGCAGTTCACCGAGCAGGACGTCTTCGACTATGCCAGCGGTACCTGCGGCCTGCCCTACGACCCGATGCTGCATGCCGCCGTCGCCCGGACGGATGGACGCGCCCGCGCCATGATGATCGCCAAATTCGCGGCGAATACGGGTAAGAACCAGGCGGAGATCGTCGCCAGCGCCGACACGCCGCCGATTGCTATCGTCAATGGGACGAACGAGCCCTATATCAATGTCGAGTTCGTCGACACGATCCCGGTCGGTAATCTCTGGGGCGGGCGCAAATTCCTGATCCCGGAATCCGGCCACGCTCCGTTCTGGGACGCGCCGGCAAGCTTCGACCCGATCTTCAAGCGCTTTCTCGACGATATCGCCGCCCGGTAG
- a CDS encoding carboxypeptidase M32 produces MTAYASLAGHFGRVAAMANAIGILQWDSDTMMPTGAAGSRADSLALLRVLQHEMAVDPRMSDWLAEAAEDVALGPWEQANLREIRRVWTVQSALPADLVEASSKAISTCEMAWRQARADADFASLLPSLSEVLKLQREAGAAKGEKLGLSAYDALLNDYEPGGSSAKIDALFDDLAAFLPGFIEEALAAQARRPTLSALEGPFPIEAQRQLGLKIMTALGYDFDRGRLDISAHPFCGGADNDVRITTRYDEADFSKALMGVIHETGHALYEQGRPAAYMNQPVGQARSMSVHESQSLIMEMQACRSAEFLAFAAPLMREAFGGSGPGWEAEALWRRYTRVERGFIRVDADEVTYPAHVILRYRLEKALIDDAMPLGELPAAWNEGLKALLGITPPDDRLGCLQDIHWPSGGWGYFPTYTLGAMTAAQLFDAACRSEPDTLPGIARGDFSPLVGWLRSHIHGEGSRYETDELLTRATGRRLDAGIFKAHLARRYLGAD; encoded by the coding sequence ATGACCGCCTATGCCTCGCTTGCCGGCCATTTCGGCCGCGTCGCCGCCATGGCCAATGCTATTGGCATTTTGCAGTGGGACAGCGACACGATGATGCCGACGGGCGCCGCCGGTTCGCGGGCCGATAGCCTGGCGCTGCTCAGGGTGCTTCAGCACGAGATGGCCGTCGATCCGCGCATGAGCGACTGGCTGGCCGAGGCGGCGGAGGACGTTGCCCTTGGTCCGTGGGAACAGGCCAATCTGCGCGAGATACGGCGGGTATGGACCGTCCAGTCCGCCCTGCCCGCCGATCTGGTCGAGGCCTCCAGCAAGGCGATTTCCACCTGCGAGATGGCCTGGCGGCAGGCCCGCGCCGATGCCGATTTTGCCTCCCTACTGCCCAGCCTCAGCGAGGTCCTGAAGCTCCAGCGCGAGGCCGGCGCAGCCAAGGGCGAGAAGCTCGGCCTGTCCGCCTATGACGCGCTGCTGAACGACTACGAGCCCGGCGGTTCCTCGGCGAAGATCGACGCGCTCTTCGACGATCTGGCCGCCTTCCTGCCGGGATTCATCGAGGAAGCGCTCGCCGCCCAGGCCCGCAGGCCGACGCTGTCGGCCTTGGAAGGTCCGTTCCCGATCGAGGCGCAGCGCCAGCTCGGGCTGAAGATCATGACGGCGCTTGGCTATGATTTCGATCGCGGCCGGCTCGACATCTCGGCGCACCCCTTCTGCGGCGGCGCCGACAACGATGTGCGTATCACCACGCGCTATGACGAGGCCGATTTCAGCAAGGCGCTGATGGGCGTGATCCACGAGACCGGCCACGCGCTCTATGAGCAGGGCCGCCCCGCCGCCTATATGAACCAGCCGGTCGGGCAGGCGCGCAGCATGAGCGTGCATGAGAGCCAGTCGCTGATCATGGAGATGCAGGCCTGCCGCAGCGCGGAGTTCCTCGCCTTCGCCGCGCCGCTGATGCGCGAGGCATTTGGGGGATCCGGGCCCGGCTGGGAGGCCGAGGCGCTGTGGCGGCGCTATACGCGGGTCGAGCGCGGCTTCATCCGTGTCGACGCCGATGAGGTGACCTATCCCGCTCATGTGATCCTGCGCTACCGGCTGGAAAAGGCGCTAATCGACGATGCCATGCCGCTTGGCGAGCTTCCCGCCGCCTGGAATGAGGGGTTGAAGGCGCTTCTCGGCATCACGCCGCCCGATGACCGGCTCGGCTGCCTGCAGGATATTCACTGGCCGAGCGGCGGCTGGGGATATTTTCCAACCTATACGCTGGGCGCCATGACCGCCGCCCAGCTCTTCGACGCCGCCTGCCGATCCGAGCCGGACACGCTGCCCGGCATTGCCCGTGGCGATTTCTCCCCGCTTGTCGGCTGGCTGCGCAGCCATATCCATGGCGAGGGTTCGCGCTACGAGACGGATGAATTGCTGACCCGCGCTACCGGCCGGCGGCTCGATGCCGGCATCTTCAAGGCGCACCTGGCAAGGCGTTATCTCGGCGCGGATTGA
- a CDS encoding alpha/beta hydrolase, whose amino-acid sequence MATDPFRIRDHVADFDVIVADIKARSTAARASLPMEADIAYGADPAETLDLFFPSGPRALLPVHIFIHGGYWRMFSKRDYSYVAETVTEAGAIAVIVDYALMPAVRMETIVDQTRRAKRWVIDHIADHGGDAGRLTVSGHSAGAHLATFLFNEAETPSGVRAALLLGGLYELKPLQSSFLREEIGITDAEVAAFSPATHRHDRSTTVSVLVGADETAPFHRQADAFSSLLRGQRVAVSRSDLAGRNHMSSVRDLGVADTAAAHCLAALIEDH is encoded by the coding sequence GTGGCGACAGATCCGTTCCGTATTCGCGACCATGTCGCCGATTTCGACGTCATCGTCGCCGACATAAAGGCGCGCAGCACAGCCGCTCGCGCCAGCTTGCCGATGGAAGCGGACATCGCCTATGGCGCGGACCCTGCCGAGACGCTGGACCTGTTCTTTCCGTCAGGGCCGCGCGCGCTCCTTCCCGTCCATATCTTCATCCATGGCGGCTACTGGCGGATGTTCTCGAAGCGCGACTATTCCTATGTCGCCGAGACGGTCACCGAGGCCGGCGCGATCGCCGTCATCGTCGACTACGCGCTGATGCCTGCCGTGCGGATGGAGACGATAGTCGACCAGACGCGGCGCGCGAAACGCTGGGTGATCGACCACATTGCCGACCATGGCGGCGACGCTGGCCGGCTGACGGTGAGCGGCCATTCAGCCGGCGCGCACCTTGCAACCTTCCTGTTCAACGAGGCGGAGACGCCGTCCGGCGTTCGCGCCGCCCTGCTGCTCGGCGGGCTCTATGAATTGAAGCCGCTGCAATCCTCCTTCCTCCGCGAGGAAATCGGCATCACCGATGCGGAGGTCGCGGCCTTTTCGCCCGCGACGCATAGGCACGACCGGTCGACAACGGTCTCCGTTCTCGTCGGCGCTGATGAGACGGCGCCGTTTCATCGGCAGGCCGATGCATTTTCCAGCCTGCTGCGCGGACAGCGCGTGGCTGTCTCGCGGTCCGATCTCGCCGGCCGAAACCATATGAGCAGTGTCCGGGATCTCGGGGTCGCCGACACGGCGGCGGCTCATTGCCTGGCGGCGCTGATCGAGGATCACTGA
- a CDS encoding NAD-dependent succinate-semialdehyde dehydrogenase: protein MNAIQQTSHPQPISPDLAACSRGLYIDGAWRPAAGGRTINVTDPSTEAVLAAVPDATLEDAALAVEAAAKAAIGWRSMAPRKRSEILRRCFELMIERSEILATLISMENGKALRDARGEVAYAAEFFRWNAEEAVRITGEFGIAPAGTNRIVVDYQPIGICVLITPWNFPAAMATRKIAPALAAGCTVILKPASETPLTAYALAALYEEAGVPAGVVNVLTTTSPGPLTAAMLADPRVRKLSFTGSTGVGRALLAEASKHVISCSMELGGNAPFLVFDDADLEAALDGAMVAKMRNAGEACTAANRIYVQSGIHDAFAEGLSRRMAAMEVGQGADVATECGPMITRKAVAKIDRLVKDATERGARLLCGGTLPDRQGFFYPPTVLVDVPAEAEMAHEEIFGPVAPLYRFEEESEAITLANDTEYGLAAYIFTRDLARGMRVASQVEAGMIALNRGLVSDPAAPFGGVKQSGLGREGGQHHGIAEFMEAKYIAANF from the coding sequence ATGAATGCTATTCAGCAGACCAGCCATCCGCAGCCGATTTCGCCAGACCTCGCCGCCTGTTCGCGTGGCCTCTATATCGACGGCGCCTGGCGGCCGGCGGCCGGCGGCCGAACGATCAATGTGACGGATCCCTCTACCGAGGCGGTCCTCGCCGCCGTGCCCGACGCGACGCTGGAAGATGCGGCTTTGGCGGTGGAAGCGGCTGCGAAGGCGGCGATAGGCTGGCGCAGCATGGCGCCGCGCAAGCGCTCCGAGATTCTCCGCCGCTGCTTCGAGCTGATGATCGAGCGTTCGGAAATCCTGGCCACGCTCATTTCTATGGAAAACGGTAAGGCGCTGCGCGATGCCCGCGGCGAGGTTGCCTATGCCGCCGAGTTCTTCCGCTGGAATGCCGAGGAGGCGGTGCGCATCACCGGCGAGTTCGGCATTGCGCCGGCCGGCACTAACCGCATCGTCGTCGACTATCAGCCGATCGGCATCTGCGTGCTGATCACGCCGTGGAACTTCCCGGCGGCGATGGCGACCCGCAAGATCGCGCCCGCGCTGGCCGCCGGCTGCACCGTCATCCTGAAGCCGGCCAGCGAAACGCCGCTCACCGCCTATGCGCTGGCCGCGCTCTATGAGGAGGCCGGCGTTCCCGCCGGCGTCGTCAATGTGCTGACCACAACCAGCCCCGGCCCGCTTACGGCGGCGATGCTGGCCGACCCGCGGGTGCGCAAATTGTCCTTCACCGGCTCGACCGGCGTCGGCCGGGCGCTGCTGGCGGAGGCGTCCAAGCACGTCATCTCCTGCTCGATGGAACTGGGCGGCAATGCCCCCTTCCTGGTCTTCGACGACGCCGATCTCGAGGCGGCGCTTGACGGCGCCATGGTCGCCAAGATGCGCAATGCCGGCGAAGCCTGCACCGCGGCCAACCGGATTTATGTCCAGTCCGGGATCCATGACGCCTTCGCCGAAGGGCTCAGCCGTCGCATGGCCGCCATGGAGGTCGGCCAGGGAGCGGATGTGGCGACGGAATGCGGGCCGATGATCACCCGAAAGGCCGTCGCCAAGATCGACCGGCTGGTGAAAGACGCGACGGAGCGGGGCGCGCGCTTGCTCTGTGGCGGGACCTTGCCTGATCGGCAGGGCTTCTTCTATCCGCCCACCGTTCTTGTCGATGTGCCTGCCGAGGCGGAGATGGCACATGAGGAGATCTTCGGACCGGTGGCGCCGCTCTATCGCTTCGAGGAGGAGAGCGAAGCGATCACCCTCGCCAACGATACCGAATATGGGCTTGCCGCCTATATTTTCACTCGCGATCTTGCTCGCGGGATGCGTGTCGCCTCGCAAGTCGAGGCTGGCATGATTGCGCTCAATCGTGGCCTTGTCTCCGACCCGGCGGCACCGTTCGGCGGCGTCAAGCAGAGCGGGCTCGGCCGGGAGGGCGGCCAGCATCACGGCATTGCCGAATTCATGGAGGCGAAATACATCGCCGCGAACTTCTAG
- a CDS encoding iron-containing alcohol dehydrogenase has translation MSLFAALRLPREILFGKGQRHALPAVAARLGKRALICTDSRFAETGAFAEIRAALEAAGIEVLVHDRVQPDVPRDTVAVCADEARGFGPDMVIGVGGGSCLDMAKCTALLLSHGGALQDYYGEFKVPGPVLPIIAVPTTAGTGSEVTPVAVISDPDRTLKVGISSPHLIATVAICDPELTMTCPRGLTAIAGADALTHAIEAFTASRRVADPDLAQQHVFVGKSALTDHFALLAIQLLGRSLERAFHDGSDESARADVMMGALAAGCAFGTAGTAAAHAVQYPAGALTHTPHGLGVATMLPYVMNYNRFAATPEMAAIAKALGLDDAGRSETEMAEAAIAEVSRLFAAIGITPTLAGLGLAADKLDWTAEQALGIGRLIKNNPRSLDLAAMRRLVQAAYDGDLAASAQ, from the coding sequence GTGAGCCTGTTTGCCGCCCTGAGGCTTCCGCGCGAAATCCTGTTCGGTAAAGGGCAGCGCCATGCACTCCCCGCTGTAGCTGCGAGGCTTGGAAAGCGGGCTCTGATCTGCACCGACAGCCGCTTCGCCGAGACCGGAGCTTTCGCCGAAATCCGCGCCGCTCTGGAAGCGGCTGGGATCGAGGTGCTGGTCCACGACCGCGTCCAGCCGGATGTCCCTCGCGATACGGTGGCGGTCTGCGCCGATGAGGCGAGAGGCTTTGGCCCGGACATGGTGATCGGTGTCGGCGGCGGCAGCTGTCTCGATATGGCCAAGTGCACCGCCTTGCTGCTGTCTCATGGCGGCGCGCTGCAGGACTACTACGGAGAGTTCAAGGTTCCGGGGCCGGTCTTGCCGATCATCGCCGTCCCGACCACGGCCGGCACCGGCTCGGAGGTGACGCCCGTCGCTGTGATTTCGGATCCAGACCGGACGCTCAAGGTCGGCATTTCGAGCCCGCATCTGATCGCCACCGTCGCCATCTGCGATCCCGAGTTGACGATGACCTGCCCACGGGGACTAACCGCGATCGCCGGTGCTGATGCGCTGACCCATGCCATCGAGGCCTTTACCGCGTCCCGACGTGTTGCCGACCCCGATTTGGCGCAACAGCATGTCTTCGTCGGAAAGAGCGCGCTGACCGACCACTTCGCGCTGCTGGCCATTCAGCTTCTCGGCCGCAGTCTCGAACGAGCCTTCCATGACGGCAGCGACGAGTCGGCTCGCGCCGACGTCATGATGGGCGCGCTGGCCGCCGGTTGCGCCTTCGGTACGGCCGGAACCGCGGCGGCCCATGCCGTGCAATATCCGGCCGGCGCGCTGACACACACGCCGCATGGCCTCGGGGTCGCGACCATGCTGCCCTATGTCATGAACTACAACCGTTTCGCCGCAACGCCGGAAATGGCGGCAATCGCGAAGGCGCTCGGCCTCGACGATGCGGGGCGGAGCGAGACAGAAATGGCTGAGGCCGCCATCGCCGAAGTCAGTCGCCTGTTCGCGGCGATCGGCATCACCCCGACGCTCGCCGGTCTCGGCCTTGCTGCCGACAAGCTCGACTGGACGGCCGAACAGGCGCTCGGCATCGGCCGGCTGATCAAGAACAACCCCAGAAGTCTCGACCTCGCCGCCATGCGGCGCCTTGTCCAGGCGGCTTATGACGGCGATCTCGCCGCGTCGGCCCAGTGA
- a CDS encoding Ldh family oxidoreductase: MKITETTAMALATRLLIQRNALAENAKCQAGVLVEAELKGHPSHGLQRLPRILARIERGLIDPATKGEGRWRSEAVLEIDGQKGLGPVVAMAALDRLRERVSVSGIAMAAIRNNNHLGMLAHYVEHVAKDGRIGLAMSSSEALVHPFGGTRAMLGTNPIAIAVPTAGRPLVLDLATSIVSMGKIHHHAATGRPIPESWARDAEGGPTTDAASAKLGSIAPFGEAKGYGLGIAIELLVAALAGSALAPDIRGTLDAEAVCNKGDLLIVIDAMAAPTIAGRLSDYLDRVRASPPAEVDQPVGVPGDGATRRREVSLREGFDIDPALWAELNGLSLSPSPVLEGQSS, translated from the coding sequence GTGAAGATCACCGAAACGACGGCGATGGCCCTGGCCACCCGCCTTCTCATCCAGCGCAACGCCTTGGCAGAAAACGCTAAATGTCAGGCGGGTGTGCTGGTGGAGGCGGAATTGAAGGGCCATCCCTCGCATGGCCTGCAGCGTCTGCCGCGCATTCTCGCCCGCATCGAGCGCGGCCTGATCGATCCTGCGACGAAGGGCGAGGGGCGCTGGCGCTCGGAGGCCGTGCTGGAAATCGACGGGCAGAAGGGGCTCGGACCGGTTGTGGCGATGGCCGCGCTGGACCGCCTGAGAGAACGGGTTTCGGTCTCCGGCATCGCCATGGCGGCGATCCGCAACAATAATCATCTCGGCATGCTGGCTCACTATGTCGAGCACGTCGCCAAGGATGGGCGGATCGGGCTCGCCATGTCCTCCAGCGAGGCGCTGGTCCATCCTTTTGGCGGAACCCGGGCGATGCTCGGCACCAATCCGATCGCCATCGCGGTCCCGACCGCCGGCCGCCCGCTGGTGCTGGATCTGGCGACCAGCATCGTCTCCATGGGCAAGATCCATCATCACGCCGCCACCGGTCGGCCGATTCCGGAGAGCTGGGCTCGCGACGCCGAAGGCGGACCGACGACCGATGCGGCGAGCGCCAAGCTAGGTTCAATCGCGCCCTTCGGGGAGGCCAAGGGCTATGGTCTTGGCATCGCGATCGAACTTCTGGTTGCCGCGCTGGCCGGCTCGGCGCTGGCGCCGGACATTCGCGGCACGCTCGATGCCGAAGCGGTCTGCAACAAGGGCGACCTGCTGATCGTCATCGACGCGATGGCGGCGCCCACGATTGCGGGCCGGCTTTCCGATTATCTCGATCGCGTCCGCGCATCGCCGCCTGCCGAGGTCGATCAGCCCGTAGGCGTGCCGGGAGACGGTGCGACGCGGCGGCGCGAAGTCTCGCTGCGGGAAGGCTTCGATATCGATCCCGCCCTCTGGGCCGAACTGAACGGCCTATCGCTTTCTCCATCCCCCGTTCTTGAAGGACAATCATCGTGA
- a CDS encoding GntR family transcriptional regulator, whose product MNSTRSTDTPSGSTQIHRANSLAGDVYEAIFNQLMSLKIAPGTRITVDSLVKEFNVSQTPIREALGRLEGEGLVLKTHLVGYRAAPQITRRRFDELYELRLLLEPDAAAKAAAAMDEAKLAILREAAGVMAGRDGKDDRVHYSTFARQDGIFHDKILEFAGNQLIRETLSFQHTHFHIFRLMFHWRVTAEALDEHQALLDAFAAGDAAAATQAMQLHIEHSRDRLLPAFE is encoded by the coding sequence ATGAATTCAACGCGGTCGACGGACACACCTTCGGGAAGCACGCAGATCCACCGCGCCAACAGTCTGGCGGGGGACGTCTATGAGGCGATCTTCAATCAGTTGATGTCGCTCAAGATCGCGCCGGGCACCCGGATCACGGTCGATAGCCTGGTGAAGGAATTCAACGTCTCGCAGACGCCGATCCGCGAAGCCCTGGGCCGGCTGGAGGGCGAAGGGCTCGTCCTCAAGACCCATCTGGTCGGCTATCGCGCGGCCCCGCAGATTACCCGGCGGCGCTTCGATGAACTCTATGAACTGCGGCTGTTGCTGGAGCCGGACGCGGCGGCCAAGGCCGCGGCGGCAATGGACGAGGCAAAGCTCGCGATCCTGCGGGAGGCTGCGGGCGTCATGGCCGGCCGCGACGGCAAAGATGATCGGGTCCATTACTCGACCTTCGCCCGGCAGGACGGAATCTTTCACGACAAGATCCTGGAATTTGCCGGCAATCAGTTGATCCGGGAGACGCTCAGCTTCCAGCACACCCACTTCCACATCTTCCGCCTGATGTTCCACTGGCGCGTGACGGCCGAAGCGCTGGACGAACACCAGGCCCTGCTCGACGCATTCGCCGCAGGCGATGCCGCCGCCGCCACACAGGCGATGCAGTTGCATATCGAGCACTCGCGTGACCGGTTGCTGCCGGCATTCGAGTGA
- a CDS encoding sugar ABC transporter ATP-binding protein, with the protein MERPLPLHARTTPGASVLRTEALSKQYGPVTVLSDVTLDVVAGEIHAIIGENGAGKSTLMRLMSGYVDPSRGALFMDGAPVRFSSPHQAQDAGIVLVHQEILLADGLTVAENIFLGRELTRSGMVDDRTMRRIAADKLAELGCDVSPNALVRDVALADRQLVQIARALLDAHRLVIFDEPTAVLTGEEVERLLGIILSLKAKGIAVLYISHRLDEVQRLADRVTVLRDGKMIGTYPGHSLSQMDMAELMVGRELSALYPPHSGPGAGAPMLRVSKATVPGYAEDVSFTVHKGEVLGFAGMTGAGRTELFEGIVGLRPAHAQVELNGMPIHIRSQREAIDAGIGYLTEDRKAKGLLLQERLAANLTLSALERFHPRLAMSRRREAAALDDAVRSYDIRLKNPNVNAGQLSGGNQQKLLLAKVLLTDPSVVIIDEPTRGIDIANKAQIYVFIRKLVGEGKACIVISSEMQELIGLCDRILVMRQGRINGEVSGDEMTESNIALLATAEADVGRAALGGRS; encoded by the coding sequence ATGGAACGCCCGTTGCCGCTCCACGCCCGAACCACGCCCGGAGCGTCCGTCCTGCGGACGGAAGCCCTTTCCAAGCAATATGGCCCGGTGACGGTGCTCTCCGACGTGACGCTCGACGTCGTCGCCGGAGAAATTCATGCCATCATCGGCGAGAACGGCGCCGGCAAGTCGACGCTGATGCGCCTGATGTCCGGCTATGTCGACCCAAGCCGCGGCGCTCTCTTCATGGATGGCGCGCCAGTACGGTTCTCGAGCCCGCATCAGGCCCAGGATGCCGGCATCGTCCTCGTGCACCAGGAAATCCTCCTGGCCGACGGGCTGACGGTAGCCGAGAACATCTTCCTCGGCAGGGAATTGACCCGGAGCGGCATGGTCGACGACCGGACCATGCGGCGCATCGCTGCCGACAAGCTGGCGGAACTTGGCTGCGACGTGTCGCCGAACGCGCTGGTGCGCGATGTCGCGCTCGCCGACCGCCAGCTCGTCCAGATCGCGCGCGCCCTGCTCGACGCCCACAGGCTAGTGATTTTCGACGAGCCGACCGCCGTCCTGACCGGCGAGGAGGTCGAACGGCTGCTGGGCATCATCCTGAGCCTCAAGGCCAAGGGGATTGCCGTCCTCTATATCAGCCATCGCCTTGACGAGGTTCAGCGGCTCGCCGACCGCGTGACTGTCCTGCGCGACGGCAAGATGATCGGCACCTATCCGGGCCATAGCCTCAGCCAGATGGACATGGCGGAACTCATGGTCGGGCGCGAATTGTCCGCGCTCTATCCTCCGCATTCCGGACCCGGCGCAGGGGCGCCGATGCTCCGCGTCAGCAAAGCCACGGTTCCCGGCTATGCCGAGGATGTTTCCTTCACCGTGCACAAGGGTGAAGTGCTCGGCTTTGCCGGGATGACGGGCGCGGGCCGAACGGAACTCTTCGAGGGCATCGTCGGCCTCCGCCCGGCCCATGCCCAGGTCGAACTCAATGGGATGCCGATCCACATCCGCTCCCAGCGCGAGGCGATCGACGCCGGCATCGGCTACCTCACCGAGGATCGCAAGGCGAAGGGGCTGCTGCTGCAGGAGCGGCTGGCGGCGAACCTCACGCTGTCCGCGCTGGAGCGCTTCCATCCCCGTCTCGCGATGAGCCGGCGCCGGGAAGCGGCAGCGCTCGACGATGCGGTCCGGAGCTACGACATCCGCCTGAAGAACCCCAACGTCAATGCGGGCCAGCTCTCCGGCGGCAACCAGCAGAAGCTCCTGCTGGCGAAGGTCCTGCTGACCGACCCATCGGTCGTGATCATCGACGAGCCGACGCGGGGCATCGATATCGCCAACAAGGCGCAGATCTACGTCTTCATCCGCAAACTCGTCGGCGAAGGAAAAGCCTGCATCGTCATCTCGTCGGAGATGCAGGAACTGATCGGCCTTTGCGACCGCATCCTGGTCATGCGCCAGGGCCGGATCAACGGCGAAGTCTCCGGCGACGAGATGACCGAAAGCAATATCGCGCTCCTGGCTACCGCCGAGGCGGATGTCGGACGCGCGGCCCTGGGAGGACGATCATGA